A window from Vulpes lagopus strain Blue_001 chromosome 23, ASM1834538v1, whole genome shotgun sequence encodes these proteins:
- the POU3F1 gene encoding POU domain, class 3, transcription factor 1, protein MATTAQYLPRGPGGGAGATGPLMHPDAAAAAAAAAAAERLHAGAAYREVQKLMHHEWLGAGAGHPVGLAHPQWLPAGGGGGGGDWAGGPHLEHGKAGGGGAGRADDGGGGGGGGGGFHARLVHQGAAHAGAAWAQGGAAHHLGPAMSPSPGAGGGHQPQPLGLYAQAAYPGGGGGGLAGMLAAGGGGAGPGLHHALHEDGHEAQLEPSPPPHLGAHGHGHAHGHAHGHAHAGGLHAAAAHLHAGAGAGAGAGGGGSSVGEHSDEDAPSSDDLEQFAKQFKQRRIKLGFTQADVGLALGTLYGNVFSQTTICRFEALQLSFKNMCKLKPLLNKWLEETDSSSGSPTNLDKIAAQGRKRKKRTSIEVGVKGALESHFLKCPKPSAHEITGLADSLQLEKEVVRVWFCNRRQKEKRMTPAAGAGHPPMDDVYAAGELGPGGGGASPPSAPPPPPPPPPAALHHHHHHTLPGSVQ, encoded by the coding sequence atGGCCACCACCGCGCAGTACCTGCCGCGGGGCCCCGGCGGCGGAGCCGGGGCCACGGGGCCGCTCATGCACCcggacgcggcggcggcggcggcggcggcggcggcggccgagcggCTGCACGCGGGGGCCGCGTACCGCGAAGTGCAGAAGCTGATGCACCACGAGTGGctgggcgcgggcgcgggccaCCCCGTGGGCCTGGCGCACCCCCAGTGGCTgcccgcgggcggcggcggcggcggcggcgactgGGCCGGGGGCCCGCACCTGGAGCACGGCaaggcgggcggcggcggcgccggccGGGCCgacgacggcggcggcggcggcggcggcggcggcggcttccACGCGCGCCTGGTGCACCAGGGGGCGGCCCACGCGGGCGCGGCTTGGGCGCAGGGCGGCGCGGCGCACCACCTGGGCCCGGCCATGTCGCCGTccccgggggccggcgggggccacCAGCCCCAGCCGCTCGGGCTGTACGCGCAGGCGGCCTacccggggggcggcggcggcggcctggcCGGGATGCtggccgcggggggcggcggcgcggggcccggCCTGCACCACGCGCTGCACGAGGACGGCCACGAGGCGCAGCTGGAGCCGTCGCCCCCGCCGCACCTGGGCGCGCACGGACACGGACACGCACACGGACACGCACACGGACACGCACACGCGGGCGGCCTGCACGCGGCGGCGGCGCACCTGcacgcgggcgcgggcgcgggcgcgggcgcgggcggcggcggctcgtcGGTGGGCGAGCACTCGGACGAGGACGCGCCCAGCTCGGACGACCTGGAGCAGTTCGCCAAGCAGTTCAAGCAGCGGCGCATCAAGCTGGGCTTCACGCAGGCCGACGTGGGGCTGGCGCTGGGCACGCTGTACGGCAACGTGTTCTCGCAGACCACCATCTGCCGCTTCGAGGCCCTGCAGCTGAGCTTCAAGAACATGTGCAAGCTCAAGCCGCTGCTCAACAAGTGGCTGGAGGAGACCGACTCGTCCAGCGGCAGCCCCACCAACCTGGACAAGATCGCGGCGCAGGGCCGCAAGCGCAAGAAGCGCACGTCCATCGAGGTGGGGGTCAAAGGCGCGCTCGAGAGCCACTTCCTCAAGTGCCCCAAGCCCTCGGCGCACGAGATCACCGGCCTGGCCGACAGCCTGCAGCTGGAGAAGGAGGTGGTGCGCGTCTGGTTCTGCAACCGGCGGCAGAAGGAGAAGCGCATGACCCCGGCGGCCGGCGCCGGCCACCCGCCCATGGACGACGTGTACGCGGCGGGCGAgctggggccgggcgggggcggcgcgtcGCCGCCCtcggcgcccccgccgcccccgccgcccccgccggccgcgctgcaccaccaccaccaccacacactgCCCGGCTCGGTGCAGTGA